Genomic window (Dasypus novemcinctus isolate mDasNov1 chromosome 10, mDasNov1.1.hap2, whole genome shotgun sequence):
CGAGTATACCAAGAAAACATTCCACTTGCAATTTAGATGAGAAAAGAATTACAAGGGATTAGAGTGAATGAtgcaaaatgaaaacaagaaatgacaaaaatttatatatagatatgcaatatatacatacacacatgagATTTTTCTAGAAGATCATGAATAAGGTTTTCAAAAATGATCAgaatatttctattttctgtatTAATTAAGCATGTTACAAAATTTTCTTTAAGATTAACATATACTTTTTTATATAGCTTAATTTTATcacaataatttaattttttccatgagCAAAAAttacttctctttttcctttttagctGTTTAGTTATGAATAACATTagccaaaaaatatttatatagcatCAATGTGCATTTTCACAACAATATCTACTGTGTTTTCAAAACTGTGCAACAATATAAGCATTCTGATGATCCTGGtcaaatttattattattgcattaaattatttctaatcatcatctgatttgatttttaaggtaactgaatttaaaattattttccttgtaCACTTGCGGGTACTAGAATATTATGTTCAATGACTTTAAGGAATATGTAGCTCATAAAATGACAGATTCAGATTAAGCATCTGAATTTTTCAGTCGAAAGCAGTACCCTTTAATATTGGGCTATTTTCTTGAGAATAAATCAATTCTGAAAGtgcttttcataataaaaatctcTAAAATCAGAATAAACATGTGGATTTCTATGATAGAATTTGAAGAATAGCATTACATTTTAGTCTTTGTTGCTGCAGATTAGTTGTCATtagacatacattttaaaaaacaggtttAACATCTATTTCATAGCTTCTAATTACTCTGAGGAATTCTAAAAACATATTCTTGTAACGTTCCATTAGGTCTGGTCAAATAGAGGATGGCTCAACAGAAattcaagaaaattaaatgaggCTACTCTACTTAGAGAATGAatacccaaaaaagaaagaaagaaaagttacaCTAAAATATTCAGCATCACTGACATTTCAGTTGTCTGGAGCCCTCGCTCTTCTGAATGACTCTAATGAGAgcatttttcacttctttgttTCTGAGACTATAAATAAGTGGATTCAGCATGGGGATCACCATAGTATAAAACACAGAGGCCACTTGATCCTTTCCCAAAGAGTAGGActtctttggttttaaataagtaaatattataCTGACATAAAAGATGGTTACTCCCAGGAAGTGGGAGGCACAAGTAGAGAAGGCTTTGCGCTTTGCTGAAGTGGAATTAATTTTCAGAATATTAGACAGAATGGACCCATATGACATAAAAATTGTGATAAGAGAAACCACTATGTTTAAACTAGTGAGAAAGATTATCAAATTTTCAGTGCCATGAGTGTCAGTGCAGGACAGGGCTAAAATTGGAGTTGagtcacagaaaaagtgatagaTGACATTGGATTTGCAGAAATGCAAGCTTTTCGTGCAAAGAACAATGACTGTTGATTCCGTAAAGCCAATCAAGTAGGACCCAGTGACGAGGGCGCGGCAGAGTCTCGTGGACATAACAATGTGATAGTGAAGAGGCTTGCAGATAGCTACATAGCGGTCATAAGCcattgaagagagaaagaagaattcAGTGACAATAAAGAggacaaaaaaatacatttgggTGAAGCAACCTGTGAATGAAATATATTTGTCAGAAATCAGTAAATTCTCTAAGGTTTTAGGTGTGATGACTGTTGAATAACTGAGGTCAAGGAATGACAGGTGactgaggaaaaaatacatgggtgtgTGAAGCTGGAGATCTAGACGAATTATCAAAATCATCCCTGCATTCCCCAGCACGGTAATCAGGTATATCAGGAAAAAGAGCATAAATAGTACCTGCTGGATATCTTCAGATTCTGTCAATCCCAGAAGGATGAATTCAGGCACATTTGTGTCATTCCTACGTCCCATAATAAGTTATACTCTGGTAAACTATTGAGAAATCAAATGTGATACTTGGCATGAATAACTTcaaaccaattttttaaaaaagaaatgatctggatttttaaaaagtttagtgaTTTTAGAAATTCATAATAAAGAATAGTTTGCAAAATATAGCTGAAAAAAATCTTACTTTGACTGTCAAATATAAATTCAGTATAAATCAACTTTTAGATATTGTATAATGGGGATACATATATATTGTCTAAATTCAATGACTGTGGCATAGTTATAAATACTTCTTTACATTAATACATTTATTCAGATGTAATATTATATTGTAAGCCTTTCTATTGTATACATTTTTAGATGAAAAAAAGGGCATAGGAATTAAAATAACTTTTCCAGAGTCACAATCAGTAAGTATTACTTCTTCTGTGAGTCTACCAAAATTATTTGAGTCTAGCGATCATTTTCATAGCATTATATTCCTACTTATATTTAACTTCagaaaaatatagagagatttACTGCATAATTTACTGTTAATTTGTATCCAATATTACATAAGAGAAATGACAGAAGTTAAAACTTTAGGTTCTTTAATATTATAGAGAAAGCATTACTATTAATTTTCAGAAGAGTTTTTTTAAACTGGTTATATAATCcaaattcctccaaaaattttattttcaacattatCCATTGCTTGATTTCTCTGATTTCATCAgatctatattttcatttctacaaatGTTGGCATTACTTAGTTAAGAGCTACatattatgtatatgtatatgcatattctCATAATAATATTCACAGTTCTTGAGATGAACTAAAAAGCTCTAACTTGAAATTAATACTTACCATGAGTCAAAGCTGATGAAAAACTTCCAGCTATATCTGTCTAGACATTTGTCAACCTCAAGTTTTtctcacaaataaaatatataaactaaatAATGGGccagaaatttttatgatttgtttcttttcagataacaatggtttgatttttttggcatgtatttttattattttttattgaggtaCAGTCAATAACCTAAAAATTTTGTTCATGACCTGTTCAAATAGAAAATTCACCCAGAAATTTTGTCTCACAAGTGTCCCTGGGAGCTACTGTGAACACAAGCAGAGCAGAGAATCCCTTGTCTTTCATCCTGATAAAGCCATGGCATCTCTTTTAGAGACTTTGCTGGTAATGCAACATTTGTTCATCTCTGGGACCAATTTCCCAAGTAGATTGTTTGGCATGATTCCAAGGATAAAGATCCAAGGACTAATGCATCCATTTAAGTTAGTAACAGAGAGTTGTCTTTCTCTTAGAAGTCAAACAATGTTGAGCAGCATTTTTGGTATCCTCTTGTGATGCTCTAATTTATGACTTGGTTAAAAAGGAGGTAATTCTAGAGAAATGTTTAATTATTCTGTCAGTGAATGGCCAGATTATTTACTACCAATGATGGATTACCATAATTTTCCCAATGACACTATCATTGGATCAAATgttgtttatgtttttcatatattattacacaaaaaaaattaaagaaaaaatgaaaattattcatatatattatcATTTAGATGTATTGGCCTCCAAGTTATTAATTTGTACATGTGTAACTTCTTTACATGTATACTTAGTACttatatgtttatataattttatcaggTTCAATGTTCATGATATTATTGTTTATAATATATACTGATCTCTTTTACAATAAACTTTTGTAAAACCCACTGTTTCACTTACTTTGCCTTGATGAATGCAGCATTTCTAACTTCTTTCTAGGAGTGTGCACTAGCTAATGAACAGGAGCTTTTGAGACATGACAAATATTATGGTGTTTTTTCTCTAGCAGGTTTGGGAGTGTCAATACATTAAGAAAGCACATGTAATATATTTAGTCACATCAATTGTTGTgtagtttgttttattattttagctTATTggcaattattaaataaaaagaaacatgttaGAAGAATGTAAAAATCTGTGCCGAGATGAGTGCagtttttatcattatataaatggacataAGTTCACTTGTTTTATATACAAACAGGTGAAATGAATCCTCATGAATCTTTCATTAGTTAACTATAATGAAATCAATTTTCATGTAGATTTAGAAGCAACTCATACAAGTAATAATGTCTATACTGCAGAATTTTCAGAGTGAATTTGTTTGCATAGATCaagatattataaaataatatttcatatattagATAACATTTTGAATATACAATTCTTAAATTCATCAAATATTCAATGATGCTTTAAAAAGCTTATTTGGAGATTCAAAGGCTAGCATCAATTTATTTCACACTAAGAGCTCTTGTGGTTtaaggtattctttttttttaagatttattttttattatttatttatctccccttctcccctgctccTCGccccagttgtatgttctctgttcatttgctgtgtgttcttctttgtctgcttctgttgttgtcagcagaacgggaatctgtgtctttttttgttacatcatcttgctatgtcagctctccgtgtgtgtagcaccattcctgggcaggctgaactttctttcacgctgggcagctctccttatggggcgcactccttgtgcgtgggactcccctatgcgagggatacccctgcgtggcacggcactccttacgcgcatcagcactgtgcgtgggccagctcaacactggtcaaggaggcggggggtttgaaccgtagacctcccatgtggtagacagatcccctatccattgggccaagtccacttccctaagatGTTCTTTATCTTAAAGAACATCTTTTATCTTAAACACATCAATAAGGTCTGCTTCCTCCTTCCAAAATAAACATGAAGGTGTTTTTCTTCTagtcattgaaataaaaatttttataggcATTACATATACTTTCAAATAATGTAAGTAATAGTTGaagaaatattatttcataagGCATTACATATACTTTCAAATAATGTAAGTAATAGTTGaagaaatattatttcataaaactttttaattaatattttgtcaaatattta
Coding sequences:
- the LOC101432868 gene encoding olfactory receptor 8H3-like produces the protein MGRRNDTNVPEFILLGLTESEDIQQVLFMLFFLIYLITVLGNAGMILIIRLDLQLHTPMYFFLSHLSFLDLSYSTVITPKTLENLLISDKYISFTGCFTQMYFFVLFIVTEFFFLSSMAYDRYVAICKPLHYHIVMSTRLCRALVTGSYLIGFTESTVIVLCTKSLHFCKSNVIYHFFCDSTPILALSCTDTHGTENLIIFLTSLNIVVSLITIFMSYGSILSNILKINSTSAKRKAFSTCASHFLGVTIFYVSIIFTYLKPKKSYSLGKDQVASVFYTMVIPMLNPLIYSLRNKEVKNALIRVIQKSEGSRQLKCQ